In Bythopirellula goksoeyrii, a single window of DNA contains:
- a CDS encoding PEP-CTERM sorting domain-containing protein: MLRNINCKTVMTLALFAAAQFGVRASAEDPKDILWYGNSFTLATCCGSSVSVPNTFRVIAASAGHPLPRMYDASMNGQSLQWHLTTPAQLANITTRITAGETWDNVVLQDFSTMPTHIGNLAQHISSTLGMYQAVAAHSPDVVPVLYETWARGYGNAFYTGVSPSFPGGPTQMQQELRDGYHLSTNNINSTVGNELAKLAPAGDAWELANFPANFYGDGSYHASNRGTLLNALVLYGTIYDDPTTSDIDLTTVLNGLQLSASDGQYLTSLADAVLAVPEPSAVILLSFGLVAFAGRRRRV; this comes from the coding sequence ATGTTACGAAATATAAATTGCAAGACGGTCATGACATTGGCATTGTTTGCAGCTGCTCAGTTTGGTGTGCGTGCGTCAGCGGAGGATCCCAAAGATATCCTTTGGTACGGCAATAGCTTCACGCTCGCCACATGCTGTGGCAGCAGTGTATCAGTTCCAAACACTTTCCGAGTAATTGCCGCGTCCGCTGGTCATCCTCTGCCTCGCATGTACGACGCTTCTATGAATGGGCAGTCCTTGCAGTGGCATCTCACGACTCCCGCGCAATTAGCAAACATCACAACAAGAATTACTGCAGGTGAGACATGGGATAACGTGGTTTTGCAAGATTTTTCGACGATGCCTACACATATCGGAAACTTGGCACAGCATATTTCCAGTACTCTGGGGATGTATCAGGCTGTCGCAGCGCACAGCCCTGATGTGGTGCCAGTGTTATATGAAACTTGGGCACGCGGATACGGAAATGCGTTTTACACGGGAGTCTCTCCGTCGTTTCCTGGTGGTCCAACTCAAATGCAACAGGAACTTCGAGACGGTTACCACCTTTCAACTAACAATATCAATTCAACGGTAGGCAATGAACTTGCCAAACTAGCACCGGCGGGAGATGCCTGGGAATTAGCGAACTTCCCAGCGAACTTTTATGGCGATGGTAGTTATCATGCTTCCAATCGGGGAACTCTGCTCAACGCGTTGGTGCTCTACGGCACGATTTACGACGATCCAACGACGAGCGACATCGATTTGACTACTGTGCTAAACGGTTTGCAACTCAGCGCCAGCGACGGCCAATACTTGACTTCTTTAGCAGATGCAGTGCTAGCGGTTCCGGAACCTTCGGCAGTAATACTGCTAAGCTTCGGACTGGTTGCTTTTGCGGGGCGGCGTCGTCGAGTTTGA
- a CDS encoding PEP-CTERM sorting domain-containing protein: MKRQMISAIVLGMAFSTAASAATLFYDFGDSSRTTAGNYNNIVMNAPSVLSIADSVDSTGANTGISLDASGFFAGSNQSGPGVASGDAAAIFETDATVDNAFGHAGAFGTNPLTPLATVTMGGLDGSGATSYDFTFFGSRTGATDNRETQFALAGANSGVGYLDVTANVSEVVNVSGIIPTAGGTITLEVSPGPNNNNGSLFYYLGAMRVVSNTIPEPATIGLLAFAGLAFTLQRRGRS; this comes from the coding sequence ATGAAAAGACAAATGATCTCAGCCATCGTGTTGGGGATGGCATTCTCGACCGCCGCATCTGCGGCAACCCTGTTCTACGATTTCGGCGATAGCAGCCGCACGACGGCAGGCAACTACAACAACATAGTAATGAACGCTCCATCAGTGCTTAGCATTGCGGATTCGGTTGACTCTACTGGTGCGAACACGGGCATTTCGCTGGATGCCAGCGGCTTCTTTGCGGGTTCAAATCAATCAGGCCCAGGAGTTGCGAGTGGCGATGCTGCAGCGATTTTTGAAACTGATGCAACCGTCGACAACGCATTCGGACACGCTGGGGCCTTTGGCACAAACCCGTTAACTCCATTAGCCACAGTAACGATGGGAGGATTAGACGGGTCGGGAGCTACCAGTTACGACTTTACCTTCTTCGGCTCGCGAACCGGGGCAACTGACAACCGCGAGACTCAGTTTGCCTTAGCAGGTGCCAATAGCGGCGTTGGGTATTTGGATGTTACCGCTAATGTTAGTGAGGTGGTTAACGTAAGTGGAATTATTCCGACGGCAGGGGGCACGATTACTCTTGAAGTGTCGCCAGGACCGAATAACAACAATGGCAGTCTCTTTTACTACCTAGGCGCGATGCGAGTGGTCAGTAATACCATACCTGAACCAGCCACAATCGGTCTGTTGGCCTTCGCGGGTCTGGCATTTACCCTACAACGCCGCGGCAGATCTTAG